A section of the Campylobacter porcelli genome encodes:
- the efp gene encoding elongation factor P → MATYSMGDLKKGLKIEIDGKPYKIVEYQHVKPGKGAAFVRVKIKSFVDGKVLEKTFHAGDKCEAPNLVEKEMQYLYDDGEYSQFMDVESYEQVAIADEEIGEAKKWMIDGMMVQILFHNGKAIGVEVPQVVELKIVETQPNFKGDTQGSNKKPATLESGAVVQIPFHVLEGEVIRVDTVRGEYIERANK, encoded by the coding sequence ATGGCAACATACTCTATGGGAGATTTAAAAAAGGGTTTAAAAATCGAAATTGATGGCAAACCTTATAAAATTGTCGAGTATCAACATGTAAAACCTGGCAAGGGTGCGGCATTTGTGCGTGTAAAAATCAAATCATTTGTCGATGGTAAGGTATTAGAAAAAACCTTCCACGCAGGCGATAAGTGTGAGGCTCCAAATTTAGTAGAAAAAGAGATGCAATATCTATATGATGATGGCGAATACTCTCAATTTATGGATGTTGAGTCATATGAGCAAGTAGCCATTGCTGATGAGGAGATAGGTGAAGCTAAAAAATGGATGATAGATGGAATGATGGTTCAAATCCTATTTCACAATGGCAAGGCAATTGGCGTAGAGGTGCCACAAGTTGTGGAGTTAAAAATAGTTGAAACTCAGCCAAATTTCAAAGGCGACACTCAAGGTAGCAATAAAAAACCAGCAACTCTAGAGAGCGGTGCTGTAGTTCAGATACCATTTCATGTGCTTGAGGGCGAGGTAATTCGTGTAGATACTGTGCGTGGTGAGTATATAGAAAGAGCAAATA